A window of the Cryptococcus neoformans var. neoformans B-3501A chromosome 9, whole genome shotgun sequence genome harbors these coding sequences:
- a CDS encoding hypothetical protein (HMMPfam hit to Frataxin_Cyay, Frataxin-like domain, score: 82.0, E(): 1.5e-21): protein MLAAKNCLNKSLRALRPLTERSASPVIARSARASPLLRSRATSARTFVTSLPRQSQPLPPPPTSTLSHDEYEHVSERDMETLNESLEIFCEDFGNGNWEIEYSSGVLNLTLPPYGTYVLNKQPPNLQIWMSSPVSGPSRFEYINGSWVHHRKEGVKLGELLSGELKEILEKSGNEAAAGVWDGVGLP, encoded by the exons ATGCTCGCTGCCAAAAACTGCCTTAATAAATCCCTCAGAGCTTTACGTCCACTAACGGAGAGATCAGCTTCTCCCGTGATCGCTCGTTCGGCTCGCGCTTCCCCGCTCCTTCGTTCAAGGGCAACATCCGCAAGAACGTTTGTTACGTCCCTTCCTCGTCAATCccaacctcttccacc ACCCCCAACATCAACGCTTTCGCACGACGAATACGAACATGTTTCTGAGCGAGATATGGAGACGTTAAATGAAAGTCTGGAGATTTTCTGCGAAGATTTCGGGAATGGGAACTGGGAGATTGAGTATTCT TCTGGCGTCCTCAACCTTACCCTTCCCCCATACGGCACGTATGTCCTCAACAAACAACCACCCAACCTTCAAATTTGGATGTCGTCTCCAGTCTCTGGTCCTTCACGTTTTGAATACATCAACGGCAGCTGGGTGCATCACCGCAAAGAAGGTGTCAAGCTGGGAGAATTATTGAGCGGGGAGCTGAAAGAGAtcttggagaagagcgGTAATGAAGCGGCTGCTGGGGTTTGGGATGGTGTCGGCTTACCATAG
- a CDS encoding hypothetical protein (Match to ESTs gb|CF190259.1|CF190259, gb|CF194923.1|CF194923, gb|CF189424.1|CF189424; HMMPfam hit to RRM_1, RNA recognition motif. (a.k.a. RRM, RBD, or RNP domain), score: 182.6, E(): 7.9e-52) — MEDDREMRGDEPMAPEAGDRYRRDDRDRSRSRERHSSRRDEDRYRSDLTQDDDGGMDVDEQRRRSYSRSHSRSRTRSPHRHRHRSPSRSRSRSRDRRDRDRSRSRDRGERRSYREDRHGGDHRGSGRPRSPRRGSGRYGAPRQDWEKSVGGPMNAPASEAEAHAKVSKRENRLYVGNLAYDCNYKDLANFMERGGGKVVFSEVLTTPAGQSKGCGIVEFASQEEAQRAKAELSDKPFFGRSVFIREDREETARFGAPPIPGKIGIALGEARHFLGNQQPHGFHGHGPAIPNRNLFVGNLPLQASWQDLKDLMRQAGEVIRADIGFRPDGTPKGNGTVVFLNADDAKAAIEMFNGFDWFGNVLEVREDRFAHGGAFRGRGGFRGAFFPRGGFGFRGGFRGGFRGGFMGGGMGMGHMGMNAVAGGVGAGGAAAAGGRNFSNDLYADYNGPEGGEGMAVDQVAPSGLEPIPAEPNQQILVRNLPWSTSNEDLVELFETIGTVTLAEILYSGGQSKGEGIVQFAETADAANASEKFMGWPYGGRALDVQFNPRWHEFSASAIKVPQA, encoded by the exons ATGGAAGACGACCGAGAAATGCGCGGCGACGAACCTATGGCCCCGGAGGCTGGAGATCGAT ATCGAAGGGACGATCGAGATAGGAGCAGGAGCCGAGAACGCCACAGCAGCAGACGCGATGAGGACCGTTACCGAAGC GACCTAACgcaagatgacgatggggGGATGGATGTCGATGAGCAGCGTCGCAGATCTTACTCTCGTTCCCACTCGCGCTCCCGAACTCGCTCTCCTCACCGACACCGACACCGTTCCCCTTCGCGTTCTCGATCTCGTTCTCGTGACAGGCGCGACAGGGACCGCTCTCGATCCCGTGACCGTGGGGAGCGACGAAGTTACAGGGAAGACCGTCATGGTGGTGACCACCGTGGTAGCGGCCGACCTCGTTCTCCCCGACGTGGTTCAGGTAGGTATGGTGCGCCCCGACAGGACTGGGAGAAGAGTGTCGGCGGGCCTATGAACGCGCCTGCTTCCGAGGCCGAGGCTCACGCCAAGGTCAGCAAGAGAGAGAACAGGTTGTATGTGGGTAACTTGGCGTATGACTGCAATTACAAGGATCTTGCCAACTTCATGGAGCGAG GTGGTGGTAAAGTAGTATTCTCTGAGGTCCTCACCACCCCTGCTGGTCAGTCCAAGGGTTGCGG TATTGTCGAATTTGCCTCTCAGGAGGAAGCCCAGCGAGCCAAAGCCGAGCTCTCTGACAAGCCCTTCTTTGGTCGATCCGTCTTTATTCGAGAAGACCGTGAAGAGACTGCGCGATTCGGCGCTCCTCCCATCCCCGGCAAGATTGGTATCGCCCTTGGTGAAGCTCGTCATTTCCTTGGTAATCAGCAACCTCACGGATTCCACGGCCACGGCCCTGCTATTCCTAACAGGAATCTCTTTGTCGGTAAC cttcctctccaagctTCATGGCAAGACCTTAAGGACCTCATGCGTCAAGCTGGAGAAGTCATCCGTGCCGATATTGGTTTCAGGCCTGACGGTACTCCCAAGGGTAACGGAACAGTTGTCTTCTTGAACGCGGATGATGCCAAGGCTGCTATTGAGATGTTCAATGGCTTTGATTGGTTTGGTAATGTTCTTGAAGTCCGAGAG GACCGATTCGCCCACGGCGGTGCTTTCCGCGGCCGAGGTGGTTTTCGAGGcgctttcttccctcgtGGCGGTTTCGGCTTCCGTGGTGGCTTCCGAGGCGGTTTCCGTGGAGGGTTCATGGGTGGGGGTATGGGCATGGGCCACATGGGCATGAATGCGGTCGCTGGTGGTGTTGGTGCCGGCGGTGCTGCAGCTGCTGGCGGTAGGAATTTCAGCAACGACCTCTATGCCGACTACAACGGACCTGAGGGCGGTGAGGGTATGGCTGTCGACCAGGTTGCGCCATCGGGTTTGGAGCCCATTCCCGCCGAGCCCAACCAGCAGATTCTCGTTCGTAAC CTCCCGTGGTCAACATCCAACGAAGACCTCGTCGAACTGTTTGAGACCATCGGCACCGTTACCCTTGCCGAGATCCTCTATTCTGGTGGTCAAAGTAAGGGAGAAGGTATCGTTCAATTTGCGGAGACGGCAGACGCGGCGAATGCATCTGAGAAGTTTATGGGATGGCCTTATGGTGGTCGTGCTTTGG ATGTGCAATTCAACCCCAGGTGGCACGAGTTCTCTGCTTCGGCTATCAAGGTTCCCCAGGCGTAA